A genome region from Halorussus pelagicus includes the following:
- a CDS encoding nicotinamide-nucleotide adenylyltransferase — protein sequence MTRGFYIGRFQPYHNGHHNVVQSIAEEVDELVLGIGSAGDSHSRHDPFTAGERIMMITKSLVDSDLVTYAVPIEDLDRNSVWVSHVQSMSPDFDVAYSNNPLVIRLFEEAGVEVRQSPMYNRDVLEGTEVRDRMIEGDDWERLVPDAVVEVVEETGGLERIQKVSDSDSNGE from the coding sequence AACGGCCACCACAACGTGGTCCAGAGTATCGCCGAGGAGGTAGACGAGTTAGTCCTCGGTATCGGGAGCGCGGGCGATTCCCACAGCCGACACGACCCCTTCACCGCTGGCGAGCGCATCATGATGATTACCAAGTCGCTGGTCGATTCGGACCTCGTGACCTACGCGGTCCCCATCGAGGACTTGGACCGCAACTCGGTGTGGGTCAGCCACGTCCAAAGCATGAGTCCGGACTTCGACGTGGCGTACTCGAACAACCCGCTCGTCATCCGACTCTTCGAGGAGGCGGGCGTCGAGGTGCGCCAGTCGCCGATGTACAACCGCGACGTGCTGGAGGGGACGGAGGTCCGCGACCGGATGATCGAGGGCGACGACTGGGAGCGACTGGTCCCCGACGCCGTCGTGGAAGTGGTCGAGGAGACCGGCGGACTGGAACGGATTCAAAAAGTCAGTGATTCGGACAGCAACGGAGAGTGA